In Anaerobranca californiensis DSM 14826, the DNA window ACCACAATAGCCCATTCCTGCCCTTAAACCACCTACCAATTGATAAATGGTATCTGATAAGTATCCTCTATAGGGAACCCTACCTTCTATTCCTTCAGGAACTAACTTCTTTTGATCATGCTGGAAATAACGATCTTTACTGCCTTCTTTCATCGCTCCTAATGAGCCCATTCCTCTATAGACCTTATAACTTCTACCTTTATAAATTTCCATTTCTCCAGGACTTTCTTCTGTTCCAGCTAATAATCCCCCTAACATAACAGTAGAAGCCCCAGCTGCTATAGCTTTTACAATATCTCCCGAATACTTAATTCCACCATCAGCTATCACAGGAATATTGTATTCTTTAGCAGCCTCTGCACAGTTATAGACAGCAGTTATTTGAGGCACCCCTACCCCAGCGACAACCCTTGTAGTACAAATAGAGCCTGGTCCTATCCCAACTTTAACAGCGGAAACACCAGCTTTGATTAAGTCAATAGTAGCTTCTTGAGTTGCAACATTTCCACCTATAATCTCTAGTTGAGGATACTTGTTTTTGATCTTCTTGACCATTTCTAATACCCCTACAGAATGGCCATGGGCAGTATCTACAACTATTACATCCACCTTAGCTTTCACCAACTCGTCAACTCTATCCATAGTCTCTGAACTAACCCCTACTGCAGCTGCTACCAATAATCTTCCGTCTTGATCCTTTGCAGCATTAGGGTAGATAATAGCTTTTTCGATATCTTTAATAGTAATTAATCCTTTAAGATTAAAATGCTGGTCTACTAAAGGAAGTTTTTCGATTTTATGTTTCATTAAAATTTGTTTTGCTTCTGTCAAACTAGTTCCAACAGGGGCAACAACTAAGTTTTCACTGGTCATCACATCTTTAATTGGTCGACTATAATCTTCCTCAAATCTCAAGTCCCGATTGGTTATTATACCTACTAACTTTTCCCCTTCAGTAATAGGAACTCCTGATATACGATATTTTGCCATTAGGGCGGCAGCCTCTTCAATGGTATTTTCTTTAGTTAGTGAAAAAGGATTAGTTATAACCCCATGTTCTGATCTTTTAACCCTGTCCACTTCAGAAGCTTGCCTTTCAATAGACATGTTTTTATGGATAACACCAATACCCCCTTCTCTAGCC includes these proteins:
- the guaB gene encoding IMP dehydrogenase, whose product is MEKFLPEGLTFDDVLLVPAKSEVLPKDVSLKTNLTQKIQLNIPLISAGMDTVTESKMAIAMAREGGIGVIHKNMSIERQASEVDRVKRSEHGVITNPFSLTKENTIEEAAALMAKYRISGVPITEGEKLVGIITNRDLRFEEDYSRPIKDVMTSENLVVAPVGTSLTEAKQILMKHKIEKLPLVDQHFNLKGLITIKDIEKAIIYPNAAKDQDGRLLVAAAVGVSSETMDRVDELVKAKVDVIVVDTAHGHSVGVLEMVKKIKNKYPQLEIIGGNVATQEATIDLIKAGVSAVKVGIGPGSICTTRVVAGVGVPQITAVYNCAEAAKEYNIPVIADGGIKYSGDIVKAIAAGASTVMLGGLLAGTEESPGEMEIYKGRSYKVYRGMGSLGAMKEGSKDRYFQHDQKKLVPEGIEGRVPYRGYLSDTIYQLVGGLRAGMGYCGAKTIEELKKAQFIKITNAGLRESHPHDVEITKEAPNYSV